TTATTTTCACTTATATTTCACCATCATGGGCGAAGATCAATTTCTTACATTAAAAACCGAAGCCTTTGAATCCGGCATCCGGTCCGGGCAATTTGCAAATATTATCAGGCAAAGTCAACCTGAAGAAACACTCCCTAACACAGAAAAGTAAATACGATAAGCACCTACACAAACGTAGGTAAGTCTAACTCAACGCACACTTCACCAGATAAGGCGGCAAAGCCCTACTAAAAAGTTTTGGGATTCTTAAACCCTTTTCCCAAAAGGGTTTAAGCCCCCGGAGGGACCGCCGGTAGGCTTGACGAAGGCATTCTTATCTATAATATAAATTCCTGCCGCCCATGGTCATGAATGCCTCTGCTATATTGCGCCCCATTTCGCGACGATCCCAGATACCCTGAATATGCCCGCGAGCAAGGGCGTTCCACGCATTGTGGTAATCAGGCGGTATGGGAATCCCGGTGGTCTCGGTGATAACCCGCGGTCCGGCAAAACCGATCTTTGAAGACCTGATTCCGAACTGGTAGGGGGAACAGCCCAGAAAACTGGCCACCGAACCACCATAGGAATTGGTATCGTAAATAACCAGATAAAGCCCCCCGGCATCCACATAACGGCGCAGGGCCATGGTGCAGCGCGGCATCTGGAGCACCCCGTTGGTACCTTCCTGAATGCGGATTCCGGCTGTCCCATGGGCATAAAAAACCAGCGGCAGCTGCTTGCGCTGGGCCCTTTCCGCTGCCCGAATAATTTTCTCACCTTCGGCAGCACCTACGGAACCACCCCGGAACGGTGCCGCAAGGCAGATAACTACCGCATTTATGCCGTCCATGCGGGTCTCAAAGGTAATACAAGATGAGCGCAACCCGGTCTTTTTGCGGGCCTCATCCAGCTTAAGGTCAAATCCTTCGTAGTTCAGCGGATTAGCGGATTCTATTCCTGAGTTAAACTCAAAACCTTCGGCATAATTGAAAATATTATACAGATACCACTGATATTCCATGGAAAAATGGTGTCCGCAATTGCTGCAGACCCCGGCGAAATCCCCGAAAAGATCCGGTGCCCAAAGATCAAGACAACCCTCGGCAGCGGAATTGGGGCAACTGAAAGTGCGGTCTTCCCGGCACTTGGGACTGCTGTACTTCCAGCGTCCTTCCTCAAAACAGGGCGACTGGTCCGAGGTGGACAAACAGAGCAGCTTATCCCGTACATCGCTGGAAATTTTAGCAGTTGTACCATTCCCGGACTGCCCTTTCTTCAGCAGCCGGGAGGTGCGTTCCTTGACCAGATGGGCCTCGGCCTGAATCTCTTCCATACCCTGCTTGGCTGCACGAACGGTCCGCCCCACCATATTGTAGACGAACAAGGATTTGGTGGCCCAGGCCATCCCCTGCACAGCCGCTCCCATCTTCAGGAACACGGAACGCTGATCCATGTAGGCGGAAGTTGAGAGACGGCGGAATTTTTCATAACGCTTTTCCACCAGCCGCGCACGGGCACTGGAGCTCAAGGCCCAGCGCATGAAAACATCCTCGCCATCTTCCGGCCCTTTCTGTTTGAGAGCCATGGCCCGGAACAACTTAAGCCCCTTTACGGAAATGCAGACCTCGTTGGTGGCCCGGATAACCTCGGAACGCAGATTTCGGAAAAAATCATAGCTGGCAATTTTGGCTCCAAGATGCGGCTCCTGAATAACCCGGTCAATATAGCCCATGTCGAGGTTCTCTTCAGCGGTAATGCCGAGTTTGCGGGCGCAGCCGGCGATCAGGGAATCATCAACTCTTTTGCCGTCGCGGAGATTGGCCTCAATTGCCGCCGCGCCTTCCGGTGAGATGACCGAGTAGTAGCCGTGAGAAAGCATGAGCCTGCGGTCGGCAAGGCCGATGGCCTCGGCAC
This genomic interval from Desulfovibrio sp. JC010 contains the following:
- a CDS encoding acetyl-CoA carboxylase carboxyl transferase subunit alpha/beta; protein product: MNIDKRINALAERLNYIKDIFGNLENANISMLSSELTEFRELRGTISTKDSLSRLARLEDLFSFLESKLEKELTAMDRVRIVRHPQRICLTDILENVYDNYTELGGLGEFSIDPSMLIAQAYITRRVGQKVVHQPVMVIGQEKGHGQEFRNGGSVKPWGNAKALHYMKVAQAEGIPIHTYIFTPGSYPIEDYPGAAQQIAKNIYEMGRIDVPIISVISEGGSGGAEAIGLADRRLMLSHGYYSVISPEGAAAIEANLRDGKRVDDSLIAGCARKLGITAEENLDMGYIDRVIQEPHLGAKIASYDFFRNLRSEVIRATNEVCISVKGLKLFRAMALKQKGPEDGEDVFMRWALSSSARARLVEKRYEKFRRLSTSAYMDQRSVFLKMGAAVQGMAWATKSLFVYNMVGRTVRAAKQGMEEIQAEAHLVKERTSRLLKKGQSGNGTTAKISSDVRDKLLCLSTSDQSPCFEEGRWKYSSPKCREDRTFSCPNSAAEGCLDLWAPDLFGDFAGVCSNCGHHFSMEYQWYLYNIFNYAEGFEFNSGIESANPLNYEGFDLKLDEARKKTGLRSSCITFETRMDGINAVVICLAAPFRGGSVGAAEGEKIIRAAERAQRKQLPLVFYAHGTAGIRIQEGTNGVLQMPRCTMALRRYVDAGGLYLVIYDTNSYGGSVASFLGCSPYQFGIRSSKIGFAGPRVITETTGIPIPPDYHNAWNALARGHIQGIWDRREMGRNIAEAFMTMGGRNLYYR